In Colletotrichum higginsianum IMI 349063 chromosome 3, whole genome shotgun sequence, a genomic segment contains:
- a CDS encoding Ubiquitin-conjugating enzyme gives MTSLRMGSMPSLRRQHLLAEFAGLKQACPEGVFVSLTPGDPMLWSGVMFVRHGMESWDIAMTGDMRGNGKTEMHTGPYATAILRFQISFPDTYPRLPPLVTFSTDMFHPLITPLTTYMYTTDIQDNGTVSATDAERLPPGGFSLRHGFPAWFGRGSRSNVGSRQISGQQQPPATPAKHGASSTATTPSSKATPLGGRPGYLDTSRRDVSTYEVLRYIRSTFDDESVLDSVPLEAAGNPGAWHAWRTRQRQAGKVFTGDPVPQEREDEETGPGDSAEGKKDQEEKNEENPPAPPAPETKSASSEFAIARKPISIGSSVAAVPRKPGDWNWEGVWEDRVQKGITASLSEAVLYGAASVGGDDLINFLPMEESDVKLTVGNLLRTLGKSGAATPEKRSSIQSVPATE, from the exons ATGACGAGTCTGCGAATGGGCAGCATGCCGTCACTGAGACGGCAGCACCTCCTTGCCGAATT TGCCGGCCTGAAACAGGCTTGTCCCGAAGGTGTCTTTGTGAGCCTAACCCCCGGGGACCCGATGCTGTGGTCAGGAGTCATGTTCGTGAGGCATGGTATGGAATCCTGGGACATTGCCATG ACGGGTGACATGCGCGGAAACGGCAAGACTGAGATGCATACAGGACCTTATGCCACGGCTATCCTCAGATTTCAAATATCATTTCCGGATACTTACCCACGCCTGCCGCCACTCGTTACCTTCTCAACAGACATGTTCCATCCCTTGATAACACCATTGACGACGTACATGTACACCACCGACATCCAGGACAACGGCACCGTCAgcgccaccgacgccgagagaCTTCCACCCGGCGGCTTCAGCTTGCGACACGGATTCCCGGCATGGTTTGGGAGGGGCAGCCGGAGCAATGTGGGAAGCAGACAGATCAGCGGCCAGCAACAACCGCCCGCAACGCCCGCCAAGCACGGCGCGTCCAGCaccgcgacgacgccgagctcaaAGGCCACGCCATTGGGTGGCCGGCCGGGGTATCTTGACACGTCGAGGCGGGACGTTTCAACGTACGAGGTCTTGCGGTACATCCGGAGCACgttcgacgacgagagcgtGCTGGACTCGGTGCCACTTGAGGCGGCAGGGAATCCTGGTGCTTGGCATGCGTGGAGGACGCGTCAGCGGCAGGCAGGCAAGGTGTTTACCGGTGACCCCGTTCCtcaagagagagaagacgaggaaaCGGGGCCTGGGGACAGTGCCGAGGGAAAAAAGGACCAGGAGGAGAAAAATGAGGAGAaccctcctgctcctcctgcGCCAGAGACGAAATCGGCCAGCAGTGAGTTCGCCATTGCGAGGAAGCCTATCAGCATCGGGAGTTCTGTCGCTGCGGTTCCTAGGAAGCCCGGGGACTGGAACTGGGAAGGCGTGTGGGAAGACCGAGTGCAGAAGGGCATCACAGCCTCTCTTTCGGAGGCGGTTCTTTACGGAGCGGCGTCGGTAGGCGGCGATGACCTC ATCAACTTTCTTCCGATGGAGGAGAGTGATGTGAAACTCACCGTAGGTAACTTGCTGCGCACATTGGGGAAAAGCGGCGCTGCGACCCCTGAAAAACGTAGTAGCATACAGAGCGTGCCTGCGACGGAATGA
- a CDS encoding Duf1014 domain protein gives MAGKKGADNTKKVAGNARKAEAAAQKAAAEDAKKAAAEDAEWSKGAKGNAKKEAEAAKKAEAARKKAEKEALLKEEEASTPGRAGPKNNKTAVKKTRGLDLSQLDDDRSGGPLTSLNATGIDNALDALSLTASDPNAKIDRHPERRFKAAYAAFEERRLKEMDDDGTGQGLRLQQRKDKIRKEFEKSPENPFNQVNAKFDTTREELAEMKQKEKSKIEARLGR, from the exons ATGGCCGGCAAGAAGGGAGCAGACAACACCAAAAAGGTCGCTGGCAACGCCCGCAAGGCCGAGGCAGCGGCCCaaaaggccgccgccgaggacgcgaAGAAGGCTGCTGCCGAGGATGCTGAATGGTCAAAGGGCGCGAAGGGCAACGCGAAGAA GGAGGCGGAAGCCGCCAAAAAGGCCGAGGCAGCTcggaagaaggccgagaaggaggcccttctgaaggaagaggaggctaGCACCCCCGGCCGGGCTGGCCCTAAAAACAACAAGACGGCCGTCAAGAAGACACGTGGGCTCGACCTGTcgcagctcgacgacgatcgCAGCGGCGGCCCTCTCACATCGCTCAACGCCACGGGTATCGAcaacgccctcgacgccctctcGCTGACGGCTTCCGACCCCAATGCCAAGATCGACAGACACCCCGAGCGACGGTTCAAGGCGGCATATGCGGCCTTTGAGGAGCGTCGTCTCAAGgagatggacgacgatggcACGGGGCAGGGACTGCGTTTGCAGCAGAGGAAGGACAAGATCAGGAAGGAGTTTGAGAAGAGTCCGGAGAACCCTTTCAACCAGGTGAACGCCAAGTTCGACACCACCAGggaggagctggccgagatgaagcagaaggagaagagcAAGATCGAGGCCAGACTTGGGAGGTAG
- a CDS encoding Major facilitator superfamily transporter: protein MKRLGYMTGGRRASSSGHGAKSNLPPFPMRQMFVLALCRICEPIAFMSIFPYIYSMVDGFHITEDKSKISVYAGMVTSAFTLAEFSTGVMWGRLSDKIGRKPVLLMGLFGTAISSLVFGFAPNLPVALFARALGGLLNGNIGVLQTTVAELVTVKEHQPRAYTIMPLVWCLGSIVGPFIGGALARPVINYPSLFDAGTIWDRYPYLLPNLFSAVTVFCGVIIGLLFLEETHSERKKRRDPGVELGKRILSWVSTKSCQIPARKAEKQALLDDDELPGYRTTENSPQLVGSASAIPEPTETLDLTDTANNDELEEQPKKIFTRPVILNIISYGILAFHTMTFDQLFPVFLSTKPDEHPDTHLPFKFVGGFSMETAPIGVILAVQGVYSMISTVFIFPWVTRRLGPLRLFRMLAISYFMLYLMTPYLALLPEKWRMVGIYFMVIWKCTFSTMAYPSNAILLTNSAPSLMSLGTINGVAASTASLCRAFGPTISGFIYSLGIQTGYSGFAWWTSGAITIIGAFLSMHLTEPRGRLDEPVKDIETAIEPSEAEGLLIPMDDESEAEAGPSRRS, encoded by the exons ATGAAGAGGTTGGGCTACATGACGGGAGGCCGTCGTGCCAGCTCCTCGGGGCACGGCGCGAAGTCAAACCTGCCGCCCTTTCCCATGCGACAGATGTTCGTTCTTG CTCTCTGCAGGATATGCGAACCCATCGCCTTCATGTCCATTTTCCCATACATCTACAGTATGGTCGACGGCTTCCACATCACCGAAGACAAGAGCAAGATTTCCGTCTATGCCGGCATGGTCACTTCCGCTTTTACCTTGGCCGAGTTCTCCACGGGGGTCATGTGGGGAAGACTCAGCGACAAAATCGGTCGCAAGCCGGTCCTTCTGATGGGCCTTTTCGGCACGGCCATCAGCTCCCTGGTGTTTGGTTTCGCCCCGAACCTGCCCGTTGCTCTATTCGCGCGGGCACTGGGTGGCCTTTTGAACGG AAACATTGGTGTGCTGCAAACCACCGTCGCAGAACTCGTCACGGTCAAGGAACACCAAC CTCGCGCATACACCATCATGCCTCTGGTTTGGTGCCTAGG TTCCATCGTTGGCCCTTTCATTGGTGGCGCACTCGCCAGGCCTGTAATCAACTACCCTTCGTTGTTCGACGCCGGCACAATTTGGGATCGGTATCCCTACCTCCTGCCCAACCTGTTCAGCGCTGTCACCGTCTTCTGTGGTGTAATCATCGGCCTTCTTTTCTTGGAGGAAACTCACTCGGAGCGAAAGAAGCGGAGAGATCCCGGCGTGGAACTGGGGAAGCGCATCCTTTCGTGGGTCTCTACCAAGAGCTGCCAGATCCCGGCCCGCAAGGCGGAGAAGCAAGCCttgctcgacgatgacgaacTGCCCGGATACCGCACCACGGAAAATTCACCTCAACTAGTCGGGTCTGCCTCTGCTATTCCTGAGCCTACGGAGACTTTGGACCTAACAGATACGGCAAACAACGATGAGCTTGAGGAACAGCCCAAGAAGATATTCACCAGGCCCGTCATCTTGAACATTATCTCGTATGGTATCTTGGCTTT CCACACCATGACATTCGACCAATTGTTCCCTGTGTTCCTCAGCACCAAGCCAGATGAGCATCCGGACACTCATCTTCCTTTCAAGTTCGTCGGCGGCTTTTCCATGGAGACCGCACCCATTGGCGTCATCCTTGCCGTTCAGGGTGTCTACTCGATGATCTCGACGGTTTTCATCTTCCCGTGGGTGACACGACGTCTCGGGCCTCTTCGCCTCTTCAGGATGTTGGCCATATCCTACTTCATGCTGTACCTGATGACTCCGTACCTGGCGCTCTTGCCGGAGAAATGGAGAATGGTCGGCATCTACTTCATGGTCATTTGGAAGTGCACCTTCTCGACAATGGCGTACCCCAGCAATGCAATCCTGCTCACCAACTCGGCCCCGAGCCTCATGTCACTCGGGACAATCAACGGCGTCGCGGCCTCCACGGCGAGCTTGTGCCGAGCTTTCGGACCGACCATATCGGGTTTCATCTACTCCCTGGGTATTCAGACAGGATACTCGGGCTTTGCGTGGTGGACCAGCGGTGCCATCACCATTATTGGCGCTTTTCTCAGCATGCATCTCACCGAGCCTCGTGGCCGTCTGGATGAGCCAGTCAAGGATATTGAGACGGCCATCGAGCCATCAGAAGCCGAGGGGCTCTTGATCCCCATGGACGACGAATCTGAAGCGGAGGCTGGCCCAAGCCGTAGATCGTGA
- a CDS encoding Fungal specific transcription factor, producing the protein MPAHSPPSPALKPTKRPRQGSYDAEASPPISAGVDQSPSTAEQNDPIAAAGAALVGADKAGGKAGQSSNFRNVSACNRCRLRKNRCDQKLPSCASCAKAGVACVGYDPITKKEIPRSYVFYLETRIEQLEALLASRNIPFPPAENLELCSRPGVEMAKSNTDTAPLARSESIDGSGPAKNSVHRPDLEKAQKAEAGGTGMLDIVSPSKPRSLASASGVSFNRVVFAAVQYSVSDHNGSQDRAGAGKGLPIGSGTSMRDSFFGLHTKPTIRPATFPERNVGMRLVTLYFEHANPQIPILHRGEFMQMFDQAYTSPGGPRGSRELYMLNMVFAIGCGVIVGEPVKSEGSGAGPRNHADLNKFGQSQPEEYHASAIVHLEACLGNSGGGLEVLQAVLLLANFALLRPVPPGLWYIIGVAVRLAVDLGLHYEDGNDVEPAMVEPSGKIKDENGDTSEARNAQSRERGRRLYIRDMRRRLWWCTYSLDRLVSTCVGRPFGISDQVITTEFPSLLDDQYVTAAGFLEMPADSSVPSYKHVAYHYFKLRLLQSEILQVLQYNQTQVVRASGQNLTNSDMHTHLPSPFLVKFDSFRSWRIDIDRRLYQWKNSAPTREETGVAFSTEFLELNYWQAIIMLYRQSLSVPALFEGEYNTSNEVNSPTAFQAELREDEDRIYLKVAEAGQKILRIYRQLHLSGLVSYTYLSTHHLFMAGISYLYAIWHSPIVRSRLTMDEVDFTILAAKSVFTDLIDKCPPAETCRDAFDRTAKATIKMANSTGGFNSVPPRKTRENRFEWSSASGDGTSTSGASLPRRRQQHQSQQNSYQMDLALSDSLSSPNLSVAGELPPRNSPRTTDFNMMGPGQGSPSEIDPSFVASPPVSRRVAAQRSSSGGSFMAQQQQAGPYGMGEYSDIQTMDFFQSLQGNSDGDLGGSGEVTTPQLDLGFGINWDNMHHDFSDGQQMNIFDGFFFGGQQPQQQQQQQASPPDQQQGSNGGGNTNGRPGV; encoded by the exons ATGCCCGCCCACTCGCCGCCCTCACCAGCCCTCAAGCCGACGAAGAGGCCGCGCCAGGGCTCCTACGACGCCGAGGCTTCCCCGCCCATCTCCGCAGGCGTTGACCAGAGCCCGTCCACCGCCGAACAAAATGATCcgatcgccgccgccggcgcagctttggtcggcgccgacaaggccggAGGGAAGGCTGGTCAGAGCAGCAACTTTCGCAACGTGAGCGCCTGCAACCGCTGCCGCCTACGCAAGAACCGATGCGACCAGAAGCTGCCCAGCTGCGCCAGCTGCGCAAAGGCCGGTGTCGCATGCGTGGGCTACGACCCCATCACCAAAAAGGAGATTCCCAGAAG CTATGTCTTTTATTTAGAAACCCGcatcgagcagctcgaggcgTTGCTCGCTAGCCGCAACATCCCCTTCCCGCCCGCCGAGAACCTGGAGCTGTGCTCGCGCCCCGGCGTAGAGATGGCAAAATCGAACACGGACACCGCCCCCTTGGCACGCTCCGAAAGCATCGACGGATCCGGCCCGGCGAAGAACAGCGTACACCGACCCGATCTAGAGAAGGCCCAGaaggcggaggcgggcggcACTGGCATGCTCGATATCGTCAGTCCGTCCAAACCACGGTCtctggcctcggcctcgggcgtcTCTTTCAACCGCGTCGTCTTTGCTGCCGTACAATACTCCGTATCGGATCACAACGGATCCCAGGACCGGGCCGGGGCCGGCAAAGGTCTACCCATTGGCAGTGGAACGTCGATGCGCGACTCCTTCTTCGGACTTCACACAAAACCCACCATCCGCCCGGCGACCTTTCCCGAACGAAACGTGGGCATGAGGCTCGTGACGCTCTACTTCGAGCACGCGAACCCCCAAATACCTATCCTCCACCGCGGCGAGTTTATGCAGATGTTCGACCAGGCGTACACTAGCCCGGGCGGACCGCGAGGGTCTCGGGAGCTCTATATGCTGAACATGGTTTTCGCGATAGGGTGCGGCGTCATTGTGGGCGAGCCCGTGAAGTCCGAGGGCTCTGGCGCCGGTCCTCGCAATCATGCAGATTTGAACAAGTTTGGACAGTCCCAGCCGGAGGAGTACCATGCGAGTGCCATTGTACATCTTGAGGCTTGTCTCGGTAACAGCGGCGGTGGTCTGGAGGTTTTGCAGGCCGTGCTGTTGCTGGCCAATTTTGCGCTCCTGCGGCCTGTGCCGCCTGGTCTCTG GTACATCATCGGTGTCGCAGTGCGCCTAGCTGTGGACTTGGGCCTCCACTATGAGGACGGCAATGACGTGGAACCAGCAATGGTCGAACCCTCTGGGAAGATCAAGGACGAGAACGGCGACACGAGCGAGGCGAGAAATGCCCAATCGCGAGAACGAGGCAGACGGCTGTATATCCGAGATATGAGGCGGAGGTTATGGTGGTGCACGTACTCCTTGGACCGCCTCGTGAGCACTTGCGTAGGACGACCCTTCGGCATCAGCGATCAGGTCATCACGACCGAGTTCCCCTCGCTCTTGGATGACCAGTACGTCACGGCGGCCGGGTTTCTGGAGATGCCCGCCGATTCCTCTGTGCCGAGCTATAAGCACGTAGCGTATCATTACTTCaagctgcggctgctgcagTCCGAGATCCTGCAGGTGCTGCAATACAACCAAACGCAGGTCGTGCGGGCCTCGGGGCAGAATCTCACAAACTCGGATATGCACACCCACCTGCCGTCCCCGTTCCTCGTCAAGTTCGATTCCTTCCGCTCGTGGCGCATTGACATCGACCGCAGGCTGTACCAGTGGAAGaactcggcgccgacgagggaggagacgggcgtGGCCTTCTCGACCGAGTTTCTGGAGCTCAACTACTGGCAGGCCATCATCATGCTCTACCGTCAGAGCCTGAGCGTGCCCGCCCTATTCGAGGGCGAGTACAACACCTCGAATGAAGTGAACAGCCCGACAGCGTTCCAGGCGGAGCTAcgggaggacgaggataGAATCTATCTCAAGGTCGCCGAAGCCGGACAGAAGATCCTGCGTATCTACCGCCAGCTTCATTTGAGCGGGCTGGTCAGCTACACATACCTCTCTACACACCATCTGTTCATGGCCGGCATTTCATACCTCTACGCCATCTGGCACTCGCCTATCGTCAGAAGCAGGCTG ACGATGGACGAAGTGGACTTCACCATCTTGGCCGCTAAGTCGGTGTTCACCGACTTGATTGACAAGTGTCCGCCTGCCGAGACCTGCCGCGATGCCTTTGACAGGACGGCGAAGGCCACCATCAAGATGGCCAACTCGACGGGCGGCTTCAACTCAGTCCCGCCGCGCAAGACGCGCGAGAATAGATTCGAATGGAGCTCCGCCTCCGGCGACGGGACCTCCACGTCGGGCGCGAGCcttccccgccgccgccaacagcACCAGTCGCAACAAAACAGCTACCAAATGGACCTGGCGCTGTCTGACAGCCTCTCGTCCCCCAACCTCTCTGTAGCCGGCGAGCTGCCTCCGCGAAACTCCCCGCGCACCACCGACTTCAACATGATGGGCCCAGGCCAGGGCAGCCCCTCGGAAATCGACCCCTCCTTCGTGGCCTCGCCGCCTGTGTCTCGCCGCGTGGCAGCCCAGCGATCTAGCAGCGGCGGCTCCTTTATGGCCCAGCAACAACAGGCAGGACCATATGGCATGGGCGAGTACTCGGACATCCAGACGATGGATTTCTTCCAGAGCCTACAGGGCAACTCGGACGGGGATCTCGGAGGGTCCGGTGAGGTGACGACGCCGCAGCTCGACCTGGGATTCGGTATCAACTGGGATAACATGCACCATGATTTCAGCGACGGCCAACAGATGAACATTTTTGACGGGTTTTTCTTTGGCGGtcagcagccgcagcaacaacagcaacaacaggcttcgccgccggATCAGCAGCAGGGTTCTAATGGAGGAGGTAACACGAATGGACGACCTGGAGTATAA
- a CDS encoding Flavin-binding monooxygenase-like protein yields MDHPVKEIRTVIRDLVQGSPEKQQNALYSNFAEDAAFTHPFCHVPSFGNVQIPFLFPINSRWLILMIYRWYRILSPNIEMEIESCVQDQKTNLLYVKMRQDFRLWFVPFYNAPVDFVVVLRLETRTVDANGNPMPRGYGDSNTVGSRQRQFIVSQEDHYQIGEWLKFLVPFFGYWAWHAWTLFATVLCVVGAFFGYPLTLLYQQFAGISSTNGNGSLQENKRD; encoded by the exons ATGGATCATCCAG TAAAGGAAATCAGGACCGTCATCCGGGACCTGGTTCAGGGCTCCCCGGAGAAGCAACAAAATGCCCTCTATTCCAACTttgccgaggacgccgcctTCACCCACCCCTTCTGCCACGTCCCTTCTTTCGGCAACGTTCAGattcccttcctcttccccatcAACTCGCGCTGGCTGATCCTCATGATCTACCGCTGGTACCGCATTCTCAGCCCCAACATTGAGATGGAAATCGAGTCTTGTG TCCAAGACCAAAAAACCAACCTACTCTACGTCAAGATGCGCCAGGACTTCCGCCTTTGGTTCGTGCCCTTCTACAACGCGCCCGTTgacttcgtcgtcgtcctccgcCTCGAGACTCGCaccgtcgacgccaacggTAACCCGATGCCCCGCGGCTACGGCGACTCCAACACGGTCGGCAGCCGCCAGCGCCAGTTCATCGTCAGTCAGGAGGACCACTATCAGATCGGCGAGTGGCTCAAGTTTCTCGTTCCCTTTTTCGGTTACTGGGCCTGGCACGCCTGGACCCTTTTCGCGACAGTTCTGTGCGTGGTTGGCGCTTTCTTCGGGTATCCTCTCACCCTCCTATATCAGCAGTTTGCTGGAATCAGCAGCACCAACGGCAATGGCAGCCTTCAGGAGAACAAGAGAGACTAG
- a CDS encoding Nhl repeat-containing protein, with translation MASVKSLVIVVAALGAALLPAVAAQCANLTPVSQPQLAPGYSAKLILNQLSDPRSLQFDSLGNLLIVEQGGTGVRYVKLTDKGGVNVCVSSQKQLIPNGNLTHGIALSANGKTLYASTATDVLAYPYNAAAGSVGQARSIINGMAQSGYHQTRTLLIPKDRPNVLLVSRGSAPNLDLPTAEASSGRSQIRAFDLNKLAHGPVPYTSGEVFGWGLRNSVGVGENPKDGGIWSVENSLDDMERSGVDVHNDNPGEELNYHGSYKTARNPLKGANYGYPHCFAVWETSTIAGVPNVQVGSQVIQGSPSGNVTDEYCQTVPVAPRLTFTAHTAPLDIKFHPNGRSAYISFHGSWNRQPPDGYRLSKVEFGANGQPVATSTSKSAEIKVAWNSDNAVCPGSCFRPVGLAWDKKGRLFMVSDSTGELFVLTVPT, from the exons ATGGCATCCGTCAAGTCCCTCGTCATAGTCGTTGCGGCACTGGGAGCGGCCCTGCTTCCAGCAGTTGCGGCTCAATGCGCCAACCTGACGCCCGTCTCACAGCCCCAACTCGCTCCGGGCTACTCGGCGAAACTCATACTGAACCAGCTGAGCGACCCTCGCAGCCTTCAGTTTGACAGCCTCGGCAACCTCCTCATCGTTGAACAAGGCGGCACTGGCGTTCGATATGTAAAGCTGACGGACAAAGGCGGAGTGAATGTTTGCGTATCTTCTCAGAAGCAGCTCATTCCCAACGGAAAC CTCACTCATGGAATTGCTCTCTCGGCCAATGGAAAAACCCTCTACGCGTCGACGGCTACGGACGTGCTGGCCTATCCCTATAACGCCGCTGCTGGCTCCGTCGGACAGGCCCGGTCCATCATCAACGGCATGGCGCAGAGCGGGTACCACCAGACCCGCACTCTGCTGATTCCCAAAGATAGGCCGAACGTGTTGCTCGTTTCGCGCGGCTCTGCCCCGAATCTCGACCTTCCGACGGCTGAGGCTTCGTCTGGCCGTAGCCAAATTCGTGCTTTCGACCTGAACAAGCTCGCACACGGCCCCGTGCCCTATACCTCGGGTGAAGTCTTTGGGTGGGGACTGCGCAACAGTGTCGGCGTTGGAGAGAATCCCAAGGACGGTGGCATT TGGTCTGTGGAGAACTCACTAGACGACATGGAGCGCAGCGGCGTGGATGTCCATAACGACAACCCCGGCGAGGAACTCAACTACCACGGCAGCTACAAGACAGCACGCAACCCTTTGAAGGGGGCCAATTATGGCTACCCCCACTGTTTTGCCGTCTGGGAGACCAGCACCATTGCCGGCGTGCCTAACGTCCAGGTAGGAAGCCAAGTGATACAGGGGAGCCCGTCAGGCAACGTCACGGACGAGTACTGCCAGACGGTGCCTGTGGCGCCGCGCCTCACCTTCACCGCCCACACGGCGCCTCTGGACATCAAGTTCCACCCCAACGGAAGATCTGCCTACATTTCCTTCCACGGCAGCTG GAACCGACAGCCCCCTGATGGCTATCGCCTGAGCAAGGTCGAGTTTGGTGCCAACGGACAGCCGGTTGCAACTTCAACCAGCAAGTCTGCCGAAATCAAGGTCGCCTGGAACAGCGATAATGCTGTCTGCCCTGGAAGCTGCTTCAGGCCCGTTGGGCTTGCCTGGGACAAGAAGGGCAGGTTGTTCATGGTTAGCGACTCTACTGGCGAGCTCTTCGTTCTCACGGTGCCAACTTAG
- a CDS encoding Glutathione-dependent formaldehyde-activating enzyme, whose product MSAFNEQDPKRTYRGNCHCAAFVYEVELPEIKRAGECNCSVCAKKAALWASSAREDFRVVKGAESELSNYNFGSGQLTHKFCGNCGTAIMVDFPNGPPGMKMALNVRSIQDLDIAGLERKPFDGASLGPKYEPPVHQGPNPTAEVEGGKLHTGSCHCGAVTVAVVSKPINETYEGQVIECDCSICERNGYIWLYLDIDQVVLSGDDDSIGRYAFSHRILSKTFCKICGVPLTNQYNPLTEEERSMLTEDARHWHNVFREKHPVNARVLNGVDWKTLKTQHSDGKTQFQPGYVNP is encoded by the exons ATGTCCGCCTTCAACGAACAAGACCCCAAGCGGACCTACCGCGGCAACTGCCActgcgccgccttcgtctATGAGGTCGAACTCCCAGAGATCAAGAGAGCGGGCGAGTGCAACTGCAGCGTCTGTGCCAAGAAAGCAGCACTCTGGGCCTCGTCTGCTCGCGAGGACTTCCgcgtcgtcaagggcgccgagagCGAGCTATCCAACTACAACTTTGGATCGGGGCAGCTGACCCATAAG TTCTGTGGAAACTGTGGTACCGCCATCATGGTGGACTTCCCCAACGGGCCGCCAGGTATGAAGATGGCGTTGAAT GTGCGCTCAATTCAGgacctcgacatcgccggGCTGGAGAGAAAACC TTTCGACGGTGCAAGTCTTGGGCCCAAGTATGAACCTCCGGTTCATCAGGGCCCGAACCCGAcagccgaggtcgagggggGCAAGCTCCACACAGGGAGTTGCCACTGCGGCGCCGTCACGGTGGCGGTCGTCAGTAAGCCCATCAACGAGACATATGAGGGCCAAGTCATCGAGTGTGATTGCAGCATCTGTGAGAGA AACGGATACATCTGGCTGTACCTCGATATCGACCAGGTCGTGCTGTCgggagacgacgacagcaTTGGGCGCTATGCCTTCTCCCACCGAATCCTCTCAAAGACCTTTTGCAAGATCTGCGGCGTCCCCTTGACCAACCAGTACAACCCGCTGACGGAGGAAGAACGCAGCATGTTGACGGAGGACGCCCGGCATTGGCACAACGTGTTCAGAGAGAAACACCCGGTGAATGCGCGGGTGTTGAACGGTGTGGATTGGAAGACTCTGAAGACGCAGCATTCGGACGGCAAGACGCAATTTCAGCCAGGGTATGTGAACCCCTGA
- a CDS encoding GRF zinc finger: protein MDSFLIRKKRKPSSAPKKQDDGSDDEPTEVKLAMLSSLHLGVDQEVLLDVLLAHNGSVAESLEALQTAIPAKKSSGITGTQSSLRRFAMKLEDNDGGSGLPAKKKLMSKKGATLHLYDPADIAEHTPCTVIHNFLPPEDANDLLRELMAEAKSFDRNVTFKLFDNVVASPHTSSFYVESYDEIQAQKTDYLYNGAKLSDVRRITPQLVKVKPRVAKIVNEEIQTRIRTRYPGGEKLPFQSPKPWTPNSAFVNCYDGPQENVGWHSDQLTYLGPRAVIGSISLGVAREFRVRRIVPKDGGGNNTAEDADAEGQISIHLPHNSLLVMHAEMQEEWKHSIAPAQSIDPHPVAGNKRINITYRDYRAKMHPRYTPKCNCEVPCVLRVVQKKRENHGKYFWMCHGGNVPGKDSCSFFQWAHFDDDGNPIWTHTSRKPKA from the coding sequence ATGGATTCGTTTCTCATCaggaagaagcgcaagccgAGTTCAGCCCCGAAAAAGCAGGACGAtggcagcgacgacgaaccgACAGAGGTAAAATTGGCGATGCTCTCATCTCTTCACCTAGGCGTTGATCAAGAGGTACTGTTGGACGTCCTTCTGGCGCACAATGGTTCTGTAGCAGAATCACTCGAAGCTCTGCAGACAGCAATCCCCGCTAAGAAATCGAGTGGTATTACGGGCACGCAGAGCTCGCTTCGGCGATTCGCCATGAAGTTGGAAGACAACGACGGAGGTTCCGGCTTGCcagccaagaagaagctcaTGTCCAAGAAAGGGGCCACGCTTCACCTTTACGACCCGGCAGACATCGCCGAACACACGCCCTGTACCGTCATCCACAATTTCCTACCGCCGGAGGATGCGAACGACCTCTTGCGAGAACTCATGGCGGAGGCCAAGTCTTTTGACAGAAACGTAACGTTCAAGCTCTTTGACAACGTCGTGGCCAGTCCGCACACGTCGAGCTTCTACGTTGAGAGCTACGACGAGATCCAGGCGCAGAAGACAGACTATCTTTACAACGGCGCCAAGCTCAGCGATGTCCGCCGCATCACGCCCCAACTCGTCAAGGTCAAGCCTCGCGTCGCCAAGATTGTGAACGAGGAGATCCAGACGAGGATCAGGACCCGTTATCCAGGGGGGGAGAAGCTGCCGTTCCAGTCCCCGAAACCCTGGACTCCCAACTCGGCGTTTGTCAACTGCTACGACGGACCGCAGGAGAACGTCGGGTGGCACAGCGACCAACTGACGTACCTCGGCCCCCGCGCCGTCATCGGGTCGATTTCGTTGGGCGTCGCGCGGGAGTTTCGTGTGCGACGTATTGTTCCCAAGGATGGGGGCGGCAACAAcacggccgaggacgccgatgccgagggccAGATCTCAATTCACCTGCCGCACAACTCGCTGCTGGTGATGCACGCCGAGATGCAGGAGGAGTGGAAGCACAGCATCGCGCCGGCGCAGTCGATCGACCCGCACCCCGTGGCTGGGAACAAGCGCATCAACATCACCTACCGCGACTACAGGGCCAAGATGCACCCGCGCTACACGCCAAAGTGCAACTGCGAGGTCCCCTGCGTGTTGAGGGTTGTGcaaaagaagagggagaacCACGGGAAATATTTTTGGATGTGCCACGGCGGCAATGTGCCCGGCAAGGACAGCTGTTCCTTCTTCCAGTGGGCGCacttcgacgacgatggcaaTCCTATTTGGACTCATACGAGCCGTAAACCCAAGGCTTAG